A section of the Candidatus Methylarchaceae archaeon HK02M2 genome encodes:
- a CDS encoding helix-turn-helix domain-containing protein, which translates to MGSNDLFDGVSHPLRIDILKALAKKPMRFADLKRTFNIDSSGQLDFHLKKLDTLITTNGEGRYALTEKGFAALQAVDTVSKYGWQKRSFFINLAACISLNAYPLYTYFFVEQNATLLSAYLLLVLPGTIAWMAFYSYWTFVKRRVRLRRIPNTIQE; encoded by the coding sequence ATGGGTTCAAACGATCTTTTTGATGGAGTTTCCCATCCTTTACGAATAGATATACTCAAGGCTCTGGCTAAGAAGCCTATGCGTTTCGCTGATTTAAAAAGAACATTCAACATCGACAGCAGTGGCCAATTAGATTTTCACCTAAAGAAACTGGACACCTTGATCACTACGAATGGAGAAGGCCGCTATGCTCTAACCGAGAAAGGATTCGCTGCACTTCAAGCTGTAGATACCGTCTCAAAGTATGGTTGGCAGAAAAGATCTTTCTTCATTAACCTTGCAGCTTGCATATCATTAAACGCATATCCCCTATACACATACTTCTTCGTAGAGCAGAATGCGACACTTCTATCTGCTTATCTCCTATTAGTGCTACCTGGAACTATCGCTTGGATGGCGTTTTATAGCTACTGGACCTTTGTGAAAAGAAGGGTTCGACTTAGAAGAATTCCTAATACTATTCAAGAATAA
- a CDS encoding isoprenylcysteine carboxylmethyltransferase family protein: MPRGEEKKIGIKTLLRIPLFVILQAVILFVSAGRIDIPRAWIFIGIISLQYSISFLILYKFNPELIIQRARGIRQDTKSWDKVLMPLGVIMSYVVLVVIGLDIGRFGWSGLSIDFAFLGLMLFAINTILGTWAVITNPHFEPTVRIQKDRNHQVITTGPYKIVRHPGYLAAILAPISFCFIIGSLYGLIPTGMIIPLLIIRTSLEDKTLRNELKGYPEYAQRVKYRLLPGIW, encoded by the coding sequence ATGCCAAGAGGGGAGGAGAAAAAAATTGGAATTAAAACTCTTCTACGGATCCCTTTATTCGTGATTTTACAAGCTGTAATTTTATTTGTCTCAGCAGGTCGTATTGATATACCTCGAGCATGGATTTTTATTGGCATAATTTCTCTACAATATTCGATAAGTTTTCTGATTTTATACAAATTTAACCCCGAGCTTATAATTCAAAGAGCGCGTGGGATAAGGCAAGATACCAAATCATGGGACAAAGTCTTGATGCCACTAGGTGTTATAATGTCATATGTTGTGCTTGTTGTAATCGGGTTGGATATAGGCAGATTTGGGTGGTCTGGTCTCAGCATTGATTTCGCTTTCTTAGGTCTTATGTTATTCGCTATCAACACTATTCTTGGAACTTGGGCGGTTATAACGAACCCACATTTTGAACCGACGGTTCGAATCCAGAAAGATAGAAACCATCAAGTGATAACAACTGGACCCTATAAAATTGTAAGACACCCAGGTTATCTTGCAGCAATACTGGCCCCCATATCATTTTGCTTTATCATAGGATCCCTTTATGGGTTAATTCCAACAGGAATGATAATTCCATTGTTGATAATCCGTACATCGCTAGAGGATAAAACCCTTCGAAACGAACTGAAGGGGTATCCCGAATATGCTCAAAGGGTCAAATATAGACTTCTTCCTGGAATTTGGTAA
- a CDS encoding class I SAM-dependent methyltransferase, with protein MHNKKQVSLGELGPSYFDLQADIGSTKHAGSIKTTRELIELYNLNEGKYVLDVGCGVGMTSCYIAKNHSCRVFGIDISGRMIDRSNERAKRESVKDRVEFRVADAQNLPFVHNLFDAVISESVTALLEDKQRALSEYVRVTKPSGYVGLSEMTWMKTPPKELVEYYYRSTGIKPETFDNWKKLIKNSRLKDIIL; from the coding sequence ATGCATAATAAAAAACAAGTATCGCTGGGAGAACTAGGCCCTTCCTACTTCGATTTGCAAGCTGATATCGGCTCCACAAAACACGCGGGTAGTATAAAGACCACGAGAGAGCTAATCGAATTATACAATTTAAATGAAGGCAAATACGTCTTGGATGTTGGTTGCGGCGTTGGAATGACCTCTTGCTATATTGCAAAAAATCATAGTTGTAGAGTGTTCGGAATAGACATCTCTGGAAGGATGATTGATAGATCAAACGAAAGGGCGAAAAGAGAGAGTGTAAAGGATAGAGTTGAATTTAGGGTAGCAGATGCTCAAAACCTTCCTTTTGTTCATAACCTTTTCGACGCAGTCATTAGCGAGTCCGTAACCGCATTATTAGAAGATAAACAGAGAGCATTAAGCGAGTATGTGAGAGTCACAAAACCAAGCGGTTACGTCGGACTCAGTGAAATGACTTGGATGAAGACACCTCCAAAAGAATTAGTTGAATATTATTATCGCTCTACTGGCATTAAACCTGAAACTTTCGATAATTGGAAAAAATTAATAAAAAATTCAAGATTAAAAGATATAATTTTATGA